From Alteromonas australica, one genomic window encodes:
- a CDS encoding OmpH family outer membrane protein yields MKQLVKHIVAGAMLGSALVSTSVMAEQKLAVVDVQGVFQAMPQAAEIQNAIQVEFKDQIEEVNQLQRDGQFYAERLQRDAATMSEQEKKDLEQKILNVREELAKKGQPLQQNIQRRSNEERNKLLGLIKQAIDSVAAKQGYDLVLNAGAVAFAKEEHDLSEQVLEQVSKVN; encoded by the coding sequence TTGAAACAGTTGGTTAAACATATTGTTGCAGGCGCAATGTTGGGTAGCGCATTGGTAAGTACATCAGTTATGGCAGAGCAAAAACTTGCTGTCGTTGATGTTCAGGGCGTATTCCAAGCAATGCCTCAAGCTGCAGAGATTCAAAACGCAATTCAGGTTGAATTTAAAGATCAAATTGAAGAAGTTAATCAGCTTCAACGGGATGGTCAGTTCTACGCAGAGCGTCTACAACGTGACGCAGCAACGATGAGTGAGCAAGAGAAAAAAGATCTTGAGCAAAAGATCTTAAACGTTCGTGAAGAGCTCGCTAAAAAAGGCCAGCCTTTACAACAAAATATCCAGCGTCGTAGCAACGAAGAACGTAACAAGCTACTTGGTCTTATTAAGCAAGCTATCGATTCTGTTGCGGCTAAGCAAGGTTACGATTTAGTGCTTAATGCTGGTGCGGTTGCATTTGCAAAAGAAGAGCACGACCTATCTGAGCAAGTACTCGAGCAAGTTAGCAAAGTTAATTAA
- the fabZ gene encoding 3-hydroxyacyl-ACP dehydratase FabZ, whose product MANSLNTIEIQEIMSLLPHRYPFLLVDRVTDYVLGESIKAYKNITINEPCFTGHFPEQPIFPGVLILEAMAQAAGILGFKTMGNNDQLYLYAGIDNARFKRPVVPGDKLEFDICLLKERRGIWKFKGTATVNNELACSAEFMCAMREIA is encoded by the coding sequence TTGGCCAATTCACTCAATACCATTGAAATTCAGGAAATCATGTCGCTGTTACCACACAGATATCCTTTCCTGTTGGTTGATCGAGTTACAGATTATGTTCTGGGTGAATCAATCAAAGCGTATAAAAATATCACCATCAATGAACCTTGCTTTACGGGGCATTTCCCTGAGCAGCCAATTTTTCCTGGCGTGCTTATTTTAGAGGCTATGGCACAGGCGGCAGGTATTCTTGGTTTTAAAACCATGGGGAATAATGATCAGTTATACTTATACGCAGGAATCGATAACGCTAGGTTCAAGCGCCCTGTGGTACCCGGTGATAAACTGGAGTTTGATATTTGCTTATTGAAAGAGCGCAGAGGGATTTGGAAATTTAAAGGCACTGCAACCGTGAATAACGAATTAGCGTGCAGTGCAGAGTTTATGTGTGCAATGAGAGAGATAGCATAA
- the bamA gene encoding outer membrane protein assembly factor BamA translates to MKLKQLVAAGAIFSSASFANAAAQNSEFVVEDIRVEGLQRVALGAALTYLPVQVGDELNTFRVTQLIRSLYSSTHFEYVEIARDGNTLVVRVAERPTISNIIFDGNDDIKDEQLQESLDGNGVRIGEPLDKTVLTSIENGLKDFFYSIGKYNADVTAIITPLPRNRVDLKLLFEEGDAAKIEQINIVGNEVFSDAELMEQFELQFDTPWWDFLSETRYQQQTLQGDMETLRNHYLDRGYLRFNVDSTQVSMTPEKSGIYVAMNVSEGEQYTISEVELVGDVLGHEEYIERVLPLTPGELYNQAEVTYTEEFISKYLGRFGYAYPTVTTVPDINDEDKTVKLTLSVDPGKRIYVNRIKFNGNVVTADSVLRQNVSQMEGTWLSNNLLESSKNQLSRLTYMEEVEFETIRLPGEEDLVDVDFNVKEQPSGSFNAGIGYGDRTKLSLQAGIQQDNFLGTGKRVGLNLSTVSYQRSAQITYNDPYFTIDGISLGGSVGYSEFDGSDFNVIQYNSKQWSVGANIGYPINEFNRINFGLTYSNVELYNRGYYEQTEQFYNQFLDGDDPDAAIKYHSYLASVSWSRSTLNRGLFPTAGSSQRASFSITTPNSDVNYFKTLFDGKWYFPLSRNQRWSFLARVRLGYGNGYGDINGNEQILPFTENFTAGGADSLRGFENNTVGPRGVIRSTSGTISGPNGEVYPNDPDDDYITLSSRSLGGNAMALGGIELIVPTPFVEADMDNSVRTSLFVDVGNVWDTEFDYDTYKNFEQASTQNGTLLDYSDWSLYRSSAGISVQWISPMGPMVFSFSKAIQQRDGDDAKFFTFNIGQTF, encoded by the coding sequence ATGAAGTTAAAACAGTTAGTAGCAGCCGGAGCCATTTTTTCCAGTGCTAGCTTTGCCAATGCTGCGGCGCAAAACAGTGAATTCGTCGTTGAAGATATTCGTGTAGAAGGGCTTCAACGGGTGGCACTCGGTGCAGCACTTACTTATCTGCCCGTTCAGGTAGGCGACGAGCTAAACACATTTCGGGTAACCCAACTTATCCGTTCTTTATATTCTTCAACGCATTTCGAATATGTCGAAATTGCCCGTGACGGAAATACGCTTGTTGTTCGTGTTGCTGAACGTCCAACCATCAGTAACATTATTTTTGATGGTAACGACGATATCAAAGATGAACAACTTCAAGAAAGTTTGGACGGCAATGGCGTACGCATAGGCGAGCCTCTCGATAAAACGGTTTTAACCTCAATCGAGAATGGCCTGAAAGATTTCTTCTACAGTATTGGTAAATATAATGCAGATGTCACGGCCATTATTACGCCTTTACCTCGTAACCGCGTAGATTTGAAATTGCTTTTCGAAGAAGGCGATGCTGCGAAAATTGAACAAATTAACATCGTTGGTAACGAAGTTTTCTCTGATGCAGAGTTAATGGAGCAATTCGAGTTACAGTTTGATACGCCATGGTGGGATTTCTTGTCAGAAACCCGCTATCAGCAGCAAACCTTGCAAGGAGATATGGAAACCTTGCGTAACCATTACCTCGACCGTGGTTATTTGCGTTTTAACGTAGATTCTACTCAGGTGTCAATGACGCCCGAAAAGTCAGGTATTTACGTTGCCATGAACGTCAGTGAAGGCGAGCAATATACTATTTCAGAAGTGGAATTGGTGGGTGACGTACTTGGTCACGAAGAGTATATAGAGCGAGTGTTGCCGTTAACACCCGGTGAGCTCTATAACCAAGCTGAAGTTACCTACACTGAAGAATTTATCAGTAAGTATTTAGGTCGCTTTGGTTATGCTTACCCAACTGTGACCACTGTACCTGATATAAACGACGAAGATAAAACCGTTAAGCTCACCTTATCCGTTGACCCAGGTAAGCGTATTTACGTTAACCGTATTAAATTTAATGGTAACGTGGTAACCGCTGATAGCGTGTTGCGTCAAAACGTAAGCCAAATGGAAGGTACCTGGTTATCTAATAACTTGCTTGAATCTTCTAAAAATCAGCTTTCTCGTTTAACGTACATGGAAGAAGTGGAGTTTGAAACCATTCGACTGCCCGGTGAAGAAGATTTAGTGGATGTTGACTTTAACGTGAAGGAACAGCCTTCAGGTTCATTCAACGCCGGTATTGGTTATGGTGACCGCACCAAGCTAAGCTTACAAGCGGGAATTCAACAAGATAACTTCCTAGGTACAGGTAAACGTGTGGGGTTAAACCTAAGCACTGTATCTTATCAGCGCTCTGCGCAAATCACCTATAACGACCCGTACTTCACCATTGACGGAATCAGTTTAGGTGGCTCGGTAGGTTACAGTGAATTCGACGGTTCAGACTTCAACGTTATCCAGTATAACTCTAAGCAGTGGTCTGTTGGTGCCAACATTGGTTACCCTATTAACGAATTCAACCGTATTAACTTCGGTTTAACTTACAGCAATGTAGAACTCTATAACCGTGGATACTACGAGCAAACTGAACAGTTTTATAATCAATTCTTAGATGGCGATGATCCAGATGCGGCAATTAAGTATCACAGCTATCTTGCCAGTGTAAGTTGGAGCAGAAGTACGCTAAACCGTGGCTTGTTCCCTACGGCAGGGTCTTCGCAACGTGCGTCTTTCAGTATTACTACGCCTAACTCAGACGTTAATTACTTTAAAACCTTGTTTGACGGTAAGTGGTATTTCCCGCTATCGCGCAATCAGCGTTGGTCTTTCTTAGCCCGCGTACGCTTGGGTTATGGTAACGGCTATGGTGACATTAACGGTAATGAGCAAATTCTACCGTTCACCGAGAACTTCACTGCAGGTGGTGCCGATTCACTGCGTGGGTTTGAAAACAACACAGTGGGACCTCGTGGTGTCATTCGTTCTACAAGCGGTACAATCAGTGGGCCGAATGGTGAAGTTTATCCAAACGATCCTGATGATGATTACATCACGTTGTCTAGCCGAAGCTTAGGTGGTAACGCGATGGCGCTGGGCGGCATCGAACTTATTGTACCTACGCCGTTTGTTGAAGCGGATATGGATAACTCAGTAAGAACCAGTTTGTTTGTAGATGTGGGGAACGTGTGGGATACTGAGTTCGATTACGACACGTATAAAAATTTCGAGCAAGCTTCAACGCAAAACGGAACCTTGTTGGACTATTCTGACTGGAGCCTGTATCGTAGTTCCGCCGGTATTTCGGTACAATGGATTTCACCGATGGGGCCGATGGTGTTCAGTTTCTCGAAAGCAATACAACAACGTGATGGTGACGATGCTAAATTCTTCACCTTCAATATCGGTCAGACATTCTAA
- the rnhB gene encoding ribonuclease HII — protein MHNLIAGVDEVGRGPLVGDVVTAAVVLDPAKPIEGLTDSKKLSEKKRNALSEEIKAKALYWSIGRASPEEIDKLNILHATMLAMTRAVDALGVTPNFVRVDGNRLPAWNYPSEAVVKGDSLHAEISAASIIAKVERDNDMLVLHEAYPQYNFAGHKGYPTKAHFAALAEFGVLDCYRKSFKPVRALIEEI, from the coding sequence TTGCATAACCTAATTGCCGGTGTAGACGAAGTGGGACGAGGTCCTCTCGTTGGGGATGTAGTAACAGCAGCGGTAGTGTTAGACCCTGCAAAGCCTATTGAAGGGCTAACCGACTCCAAAAAGCTCAGTGAAAAAAAACGAAACGCCTTGAGTGAAGAGATTAAGGCTAAAGCGTTATATTGGAGCATTGGGCGAGCCAGTCCAGAAGAGATTGATAAATTAAACATCTTACATGCTACCATGTTAGCCATGACCAGAGCGGTAGACGCTTTAGGGGTAACACCTAACTTTGTTCGCGTGGATGGGAATCGTTTACCAGCGTGGAATTATCCTTCTGAGGCTGTAGTAAAAGGAGATAGCTTACACGCAGAAATCTCCGCCGCCTCTATCATTGCCAAAGTTGAGCGTGATAACGATATGTTGGTATTGCACGAAGCCTACCCCCAATATAATTTTGCAGGCCATAAGGGGTACCCCACAAAGGCCCATTTTGCGGCCTTAGCTGAATTTGGTGTGTTAGATTGTTATCGTAAAAGTTTTAAACCCGTTAGGGCACTAATAGAAGAGATATAA
- the rseP gene encoding sigma E protease regulator RseP: MLSFLWSLGAFIVALGILVAVHEWGHFYVARKCGVHVERFSIGFGKPLWRRKSASGTEYVIAMIPLGGYVRMLDGRVDDVPPHMADKAFNNKHVLKRMAIIAAGPGVNFVFAFLALWLMFLVGLQTVKPVVQTVKADTIAAQAGVNDGDTFLKIGDRDTPDWEAVNLELMSKIGHDTAKVTLQSAENNEKVVTFTLSDWNFDADNESPLSSLGITPFRPSPTLEVGFIGEGSAAQEAGIKVGDTLIALNGESLTSWQALVDVIVESPGEAVIFTIERDGQQQQLHATIARRDTPQGQSGYLGVSPTFEPWPEGYVFTHQYGIVEAIGKSLDKTWRLMTLSVDMIGKLLTGDVSVKNLNGPISIAQGAGVSAGYGLAYFLSFLALISVNLGIINLLPLPMLDGGHLMFFTAEWITGKPVPEAVQEWGYRIGGVLLFMIMGIAIMNDIARIA; this comes from the coding sequence ATGCTAAGTTTTTTATGGAGCCTAGGCGCATTCATCGTCGCTTTAGGTATCTTAGTGGCGGTACACGAATGGGGGCACTTTTACGTGGCTCGAAAATGTGGAGTCCACGTAGAACGCTTTTCAATTGGGTTTGGTAAACCGTTATGGCGACGTAAAAGTGCCTCGGGTACCGAGTACGTGATTGCCATGATACCGCTTGGCGGTTACGTGCGCATGCTAGACGGCCGGGTTGATGATGTTCCCCCTCATATGGCGGATAAAGCTTTTAATAACAAGCATGTATTAAAGCGCATGGCGATTATTGCAGCAGGTCCTGGGGTCAATTTTGTGTTTGCCTTTTTGGCGCTTTGGTTAATGTTTTTAGTGGGATTACAAACCGTAAAACCTGTGGTTCAGACAGTAAAAGCAGACACTATTGCTGCACAGGCAGGTGTGAATGATGGTGATACTTTCTTAAAAATAGGGGATCGCGACACGCCTGACTGGGAAGCGGTTAACTTAGAATTGATGTCAAAAATTGGTCATGATACCGCCAAAGTAACCCTGCAAAGTGCCGAAAATAATGAAAAAGTCGTGACATTTACACTTAGCGATTGGAACTTTGACGCAGATAACGAGTCTCCCTTAAGCAGTCTGGGGATTACCCCATTTAGGCCTTCACCAACCCTAGAGGTAGGTTTTATTGGCGAAGGCAGTGCTGCACAAGAAGCTGGAATTAAGGTAGGCGATACGTTAATAGCACTTAACGGTGAATCTTTAACCTCATGGCAAGCATTAGTTGATGTCATTGTTGAAAGTCCTGGTGAAGCAGTCATCTTTACTATTGAAAGGGATGGACAGCAGCAACAACTGCATGCAACCATAGCGCGCCGAGATACTCCGCAAGGTCAAAGTGGGTATTTAGGTGTGAGCCCTACGTTTGAGCCTTGGCCTGAAGGGTATGTGTTTACGCATCAATATGGCATAGTAGAGGCAATAGGGAAGTCACTTGATAAAACGTGGCGTCTAATGACATTGAGTGTCGATATGATAGGCAAGTTGTTAACAGGCGATGTGTCTGTTAAAAACTTAAATGGGCCTATCTCTATTGCTCAGGGAGCGGGAGTCAGTGCCGGTTATGGGTTGGCTTATTTTTTGAGCTTTCTTGCCTTAATTAGCGTGAATTTAGGCATAATTAATTTATTACCCTTGCCCATGCTTGACGGTGGTCATTTGATGTTTTTCACAGCAGAGTGGATCACTGGAAAACCTGTACCAGAAGCGGTGCAAGAATGGGGTTACAGAATAGGTGGCGTGCTTCTGTTTATGATAATGGGTATCGCTATTATGAACGATATTGCTCGCATAGCCTGA
- the ispC gene encoding 1-deoxy-D-xylulose-5-phosphate reductoisomerase, with protein sequence MQTITVLGATGSIGCSTLDVVNRHPDKYRVFAITGYAQVELLMKQAQACAPRFVVLADDNYLEQAKQYALQYGVTAEILCGAKALEDVACAAEVDAVMAAIVGAAGLLPTLAAVKAGKKVLLANKEALVMSGALFIDAAKQSGAQILPIDSEHNAIFQCLPENFQYGKLSAAGIQKILLTGSGGPFRQRSLESFSSITIDEASTHPNWSMGRKITIDSATMMNKGLEFIEACWLFGAKANDIQVVIHPQSIIHSMVQYIDGSVIAQMGNPDMRTPIAYGLAHPERIDAGVAPLDFAEMANFTFQTPCYERYPNLKLAIQACEEGQAATTRLNAANEVAVSHFLDGHIGFCDIARVNEETLNQMEQVSVSSIQQILDQDKAARTVAVDIIRGKFAC encoded by the coding sequence ATGCAAACCATTACTGTACTAGGTGCAACAGGGTCAATTGGTTGCAGTACGTTAGATGTTGTTAATCGACATCCTGATAAATATCGTGTGTTTGCGATTACCGGCTATGCGCAGGTAGAGTTGCTTATGAAACAAGCGCAAGCATGTGCCCCGCGATTTGTGGTGTTGGCTGATGATAATTACTTAGAACAAGCCAAGCAATACGCACTGCAGTATGGCGTAACTGCTGAAATCTTGTGTGGCGCGAAAGCACTCGAAGACGTAGCCTGCGCGGCTGAAGTTGATGCGGTTATGGCTGCCATTGTCGGGGCCGCAGGATTGCTGCCTACACTTGCGGCAGTGAAAGCGGGTAAAAAAGTACTGTTGGCAAACAAAGAAGCCTTGGTGATGTCAGGAGCGCTCTTTATTGACGCCGCCAAACAAAGCGGTGCGCAAATATTACCAATAGACAGTGAGCACAATGCTATTTTCCAATGCCTTCCAGAGAACTTTCAATATGGAAAGTTATCCGCAGCGGGTATTCAGAAAATCTTGCTTACTGGCTCTGGTGGGCCTTTTAGGCAGCGCAGTTTAGAAAGCTTCTCATCCATTACCATTGATGAGGCGAGTACCCATCCAAACTGGTCAATGGGCAGAAAGATAACCATAGATTCAGCCACAATGATGAATAAAGGGTTAGAGTTCATCGAAGCATGTTGGTTATTTGGGGCTAAGGCCAATGATATTCAGGTGGTTATTCACCCTCAAAGTATTATCCATTCTATGGTTCAATATATTGATGGGTCGGTAATTGCGCAAATGGGTAACCCAGATATGCGCACACCGATAGCTTACGGTTTGGCCCACCCTGAGAGAATTGATGCAGGTGTTGCACCTTTGGATTTTGCCGAAATGGCCAACTTTACTTTTCAGACGCCCTGCTACGAACGTTATCCAAATTTAAAGTTAGCCATACAAGCATGTGAAGAAGGGCAAGCTGCGACCACGCGTCTTAATGCGGCGAACGAGGTAGCGGTTTCTCACTTTTTAGACGGTCATATTGGGTTTTGTGATATTGCCCGTGTAAACGAAGAAACATTGAATCAAATGGAACAGGTATCAGTTTCCTCCATCCAGCAAATACTGGATCAAGACAAAGCAGCCAGAACCGTGGCGGTAGACATTATTAGAGGAAAATTTGCATGCTAA
- the lpxB gene encoding lipid-A-disaccharide synthase, with protein sequence MAGPFRIAMVAGEPSGDVLAAGMVAQLKRQYPDAIIEGIGGAHMQAQGFHSLFDMETLSVMGLVEVLAHLPAILKVKKQLLAHFDKYPPDIFVGIDAPDFNLRVEKALKAKGIKTIHYVSPTVWAWREKRIHKIAKAANRVLGLFPFEQQVYDKYQVPYTFVGHTMADAIAITPNQADARHALSLPVTGPLLAVLPGSRRGEVDTLLPVFLGTIEAIHRARPDISFVIPAANSHRFLQIKAALQEADDALNRLPIHLTEGTSRDAMIASDVILLASGTATLEAMLCKRPMVAAYKLAPLTYKIMQRIYKAPFFTLPNLLANEAIIPELLQDDVNAHNMSEHLLSYFESDNSALISRFTELHHTLKCNADKTAAHAVVEELLA encoded by the coding sequence ATGGCAGGCCCATTTCGAATTGCAATGGTGGCAGGAGAGCCATCAGGTGATGTTTTGGCCGCTGGCATGGTGGCGCAGCTGAAGCGCCAGTACCCAGATGCGATTATTGAAGGTATTGGCGGTGCCCACATGCAGGCGCAAGGTTTTCATAGCTTATTTGATATGGAAACCTTGTCGGTCATGGGACTGGTCGAGGTACTGGCTCATTTACCCGCTATTTTGAAAGTCAAAAAGCAGCTGTTAGCCCACTTTGATAAGTACCCTCCTGATATTTTTGTCGGCATTGATGCGCCCGATTTTAATTTGCGCGTAGAAAAAGCGTTAAAAGCGAAAGGCATAAAAACCATACACTATGTAAGCCCTACTGTTTGGGCTTGGCGAGAAAAGCGCATTCACAAGATAGCCAAAGCCGCTAATCGTGTACTTGGCCTTTTTCCTTTCGAGCAACAGGTTTACGATAAATACCAAGTGCCCTATACCTTTGTCGGTCACACTATGGCTGATGCTATTGCCATCACGCCTAACCAGGCAGACGCTAGACACGCATTATCGTTGCCGGTTACTGGTCCACTATTAGCGGTGTTGCCGGGGTCTAGAAGAGGGGAAGTAGACACACTATTGCCGGTGTTTCTTGGGACCATCGAAGCGATTCATCGCGCACGTCCAGACATTTCGTTTGTCATACCCGCTGCAAATTCACACCGCTTTTTGCAAATTAAAGCGGCCTTACAAGAGGCTGACGACGCGCTAAATCGACTACCTATACATCTTACCGAAGGCACCTCTCGGGACGCCATGATAGCCAGTGACGTCATATTACTGGCTTCCGGTACCGCCACTCTAGAGGCCATGTTATGTAAGCGCCCCATGGTGGCTGCCTATAAACTCGCGCCGCTTACTTATAAAATAATGCAGCGCATTTATAAAGCGCCCTTTTTTACACTGCCTAACCTCTTGGCCAATGAAGCAATTATCCCAGAGTTATTACAAGACGATGTTAATGCCCACAATATGAGCGAACACCTTCTGTCTTATTTTGAAAGTGACAATAGCGCGTTGATTTCCCGTTTCACCGAACTCCACCATACGTTAAAATGTAATGCAGATAAGACAGCAGCACATGCCGTAGTGGAGGAATTACTTGCATAA
- the lpxA gene encoding acyl-ACP--UDP-N-acetylglucosamine O-acyltransferase: MIHPTAVISENANIGDNVTIGPFCVVDDNVTIGDGCILKSHVVVRGPTRIGKNNKFFQFSSIGEDCQDKKYAGEPTELVIGDDNEFREGVTVHRGTIQDNSITIIGSRCLLMANAHVAHDCVLGDDIILANNVAVAGHVHIDDFVIVGGAVGIHQFCKIGAHAFLGAGGIILRDVPPFVMVSGQKNIPQGINSEGLKRRGFDKADIMAIKRAYKTIYREGNTLEDAISKLSAQEDNVEGVTVMTAFLKTAERGIIR; encoded by the coding sequence GTGATCCATCCTACTGCAGTAATTTCTGAAAACGCGAACATTGGTGACAATGTCACCATTGGGCCTTTTTGCGTCGTTGACGATAATGTCACTATAGGCGATGGCTGTATTTTAAAGTCTCATGTCGTGGTTCGTGGTCCAACTCGTATTGGCAAAAATAACAAATTTTTCCAATTTTCTTCCATTGGTGAAGATTGCCAAGACAAGAAGTATGCTGGCGAACCTACCGAACTGGTTATTGGTGACGATAATGAGTTTCGAGAAGGCGTTACGGTTCACCGTGGCACCATTCAAGATAACAGCATAACGATTATTGGCTCGCGCTGTTTGTTGATGGCAAACGCTCACGTAGCTCATGATTGCGTGTTAGGTGACGACATAATATTAGCGAACAATGTTGCTGTAGCAGGGCACGTGCACATCGACGATTTTGTTATTGTTGGCGGAGCCGTTGGTATTCATCAGTTTTGTAAAATAGGTGCTCACGCGTTCCTGGGAGCCGGTGGCATTATTTTACGCGACGTTCCGCCCTTTGTGATGGTAAGTGGTCAGAAGAACATACCGCAGGGTATTAATTCAGAAGGGCTAAAACGTCGTGGTTTTGATAAAGCCGATATTATGGCAATAAAGCGCGCTTATAAAACAATCTACCGTGAAGGCAACACGTTAGAAGATGCCATCAGTAAACTCTCCGCTCAGGAAGATAATGTTGAGGGCGTCACTGTCATGACGGCGTTTCTAAAGACAGCTGAACGCGGCATTATTCGCTAA